The Dokdonia donghaensis DSW-1 DNA window TGAAAACTACACCGTAGGTGGTACAGGGTATTTACAAGATCCAGAAGGTATGGGTCACGGGTATGCCGGCACTTCTATGAAGCCTGGTAAAAACGCAAAGCGTGGTAAATTACAATGGCACTTTAAAGCACCAAATGTACACGACTTCACCTGGGCGGCAGATCCTGAGTATGTACACGATATGATTATGGGAGAAAATGATACAGAGCTACACTTCTTCTATAAAAATAAAGAGTCTATAAAGGCAAACTGGAAAAAACTACAGCCTATGACGGCAGGCCTACTTGCCTTTTATAATAATCACGTAGGCACATACCCTTACAAGCAGTACTCTGTGATACAAGGTGGAGATGGTGGTATGGAGTATGCAATGAGCACACTTATCACGGGTGAGCGCAAGTTTGGAAGCCTTTTTGGTGTGACTGCACACGAGATGGCACATACTTGGTTTCAATTCTTACTAGCTAGTAATGAGGCAAAACACGAGTGGATGGATGAAGGATTTACTTCATATATCTCTGCCCTAGCCGAAAATGAACTTACAGGAGGTGATAACCCTAATCCAGTTGCTGGATCATATAGAGGCTACTACTACCTTGTAAAAAGCGGTAAAGAACAACCTCAAACTACACACGCAGACCGTTACAATGAGAATATGCCTTACAGCATCGCTGCATACAGTAAAGGAGCTGTATTTCTTGCACAACTAGGATACGTTATAGGGGAAGATAATCTTAAGAAAACGCTCAAAAAATACTTTGACGATTTTGCTTTTAAGCACCCTACGCCTAACGATATTAAACGTACGGCAGAGAAGGTTTCTGGTATGGAGTTAGACTGGTATCTTACAGACTGGACACAAACCACAAATACGATAGACTACGGTATCACAAGCGTAGAAGCAGATGGTAACAAAACAAAGGTTACGCTTACGCGAAAAGGGTTAATGCCTA harbors:
- a CDS encoding M1 family metallopeptidase, with product MKNAYKLLVMVSLFAFAKAYAQNNTSYWQQHVDYEMEIDMNVKNYQYDGKQKLVYTNNSPETLDRVYYHLYFNAFQPGSEMDVRSRNIADPDGRVKDRISKLGPDEIGFIKVNSLTQDGKKLNYEVAGTVLEVQLAAPIAPGASTTFNMDFKGQVPVQIRRSGRNNKEGVALSMTQWYPKMAEYDFEGWHADPYIAREFHGVWGDFDVKITIDENYTVGGTGYLQDPEGMGHGYAGTSMKPGKNAKRGKLQWHFKAPNVHDFTWAADPEYVHDMIMGENDTELHFFYKNKESIKANWKKLQPMTAGLLAFYNNHVGTYPYKQYSVIQGGDGGMEYAMSTLITGERKFGSLFGVTAHEMAHTWFQFLLASNEAKHEWMDEGFTSYISALAENELTGGDNPNPVAGSYRGYYYLVKSGKEQPQTTHADRYNENMPYSIAAYSKGAVFLAQLGYVIGEDNLKKTLKKYFDDFAFKHPTPNDIKRTAEKVSGMELDWYLTDWTQTTNTIDYGITSVEADGNKTKVTLTRKGLMPMPIDLYVDMADGSQKSYYMPLRMMRAEKPNPTPNITREQLADWPWTNPTYTFTIDAPISKVKMMKIDPTSKMADIDQTDNVWENK